A window of Panicum virgatum strain AP13 chromosome 8K, P.virgatum_v5, whole genome shotgun sequence contains these coding sequences:
- the LOC120643386 gene encoding protein NUCLEAR FUSION DEFECTIVE 4-like — MAREVSSSEEGRRRSGDQMRRMELEGDDDDAWRRWAVLVATVWIQALTGTNFDFSAYSSALKSSLGISQEALNYLATASDLGKAFGWSSGLALLYIPLHAVLLVAAVLGLAAYALQYGCLVSVNLAAIPYPLVFLVCLIAGLSICWFNTVCFVLCIRSFSANNRPLALSLSISFNGLSAAFYTLFANALSPLSPSVYLLLNAILPLAISILALPAILLCHKQDSHLHSMPNHDRRVFLGLYILAFVTGTYLVVFGSFTATRSAARVILTGAMVLLALPLIIPACSSCSHGPDPASPLNHDDPHKPLLTSNNHQTVADAVMEKTMDHQLQGSCCGTILHKGRLAVLGDEHSAKRLIGCVDFWLYYIAYFCGATVGLVYSNNLGQIAQSLHQQSRLTMLLAVYSSFSFFGRLLSALPDVLDRTVSLARTGWLAAALVPMPMAFFLMWKQQDGSALVVGTALVGLSSGFIFAAAVSVTSELFGPNSVGVNHNILITNIPLGSFLYGQIAAMVYDSNGQRMSVMDNRTGTIDTMIVCMGAKCYSTTFFVWGCITLLGLALSIVLFKRTKPAYATSASRSSCKHQVSS, encoded by the exons ATGGCAAGAGAGgtgtcgtcgtcggaggaggGCCGTCGGCGGAGCGGCGACCAGATGAGGAGGATGGAATTAGAaggggatgatgatgatgcgtggcggcggtgggctGTTCTTGTTGCGACGGTGTGGATCCAGGCTCTGACGGGGACCAACTTCGACTTCTCGGCCTACTCGTCGGCGCTGAAATCGTCGCTGGGCATCTCCCAGGAGGCGCTCAACTACCTGGCCACCGCCTCCGACCTCGGCAAGGCATTCGGCTGGTCCTCCGGCCTCGCCCTGCTCTACATCCCCCTCCAcgccgtcctcctcgtcgccgccgtgctGGGGCTCGCCGCGTACGCGCTGCAGTACGGCTGCCTCGTCTCCGTCAACCTCGCCGCAATCCCATACCCGCTG GTGTTCTTGGTCTGCTTGATAGCAGGGTTGAGCATCTGCTGGTTCAACACAGTCTGCTTTGTTCTCTGCATACGCAGCTTCTCCGCAAACAACCGCCCCTTGGCCCTCTCCCTCTCAATAAGCTTCAATGGCCTCAGCGCCGCCTTCTACACTCTCTTTGCAAATGCCCTATCACCTTTGTCCCCATCTGTCTACCTCCTCCTCAATGCCATCCTCCCTCTTGCCATCTCTATTCTTGCGCTCCCAGCTATACTCCTCTGCCACAAGCAAGACAGCCATCTCCACAGCATGCCCAATCATGACAGGCGTGTCTTCCTTGGCCTCTACATCCTCGCATTCGTCACTGGCACATATCTGGTGGTCTTTGGATCTTTCACCGCAACCAGGTCCGCTGCACGGGTTATCCTCACAGGTGCCATGGTTCTCCTCGCCCTTCCTCTCATCATCCCTGCCTGTTCCAGTTGCTCACATGGCCCTGACCCTGCATCTCCACTAAACCATGATGACCCACATAAACCACTACTAACCAGCAACAATCATCAGACAGTGGCTGATGCCGTGATGGAAAAAACAATGGATCACCAGCTGCAGGGCAGTTGTTGTGGAACAATACTACACAAGGGCCGCCTGGCGGTGCTCGGTGACGAACATAGTGCAAAGAGGCTCATTGGGTGTGTGGACTTCTGGCTCTACTACATAGCCTACTTCTGTGGAGCCACTGTTGGGCTGGTATACAGCAACAACTTGGGGCAGATTGCACAATCATTGCACCAGCAGTCACGGCTCACCATGCTACTTGCTGTCTACTCATCATTCTCCTTCTTCGGCCGTCTTCTCTCTGCACTCCCCGACGTCCTTGACAG GACGGTGTCACTTGCTCGGACAGGGTGGCTTGCTGCTGCCTTGGTGCCAATGCCAATGGCCTTTTTCCTTATGTGGAAACAACAAGATGGAAGTGCTCTGGTAGTAGGAACAGCCCTAGTTGGCTTAAGCTCAGGGTTCATCTTCGCTGCAGCAGTATCGGTGACCTCCGAGCTCTTTGGACCAAATAGCGTCGGTGTGAATCACAACATCCTAATCACCAATATCCCACTGGGCTCATTCCTCTATGGCCAGATTGCTGCCATGGTATACGACTCGAATGGCCAAAGAATGTCAGTAATGGATAACCGCACTGGCACTATTGACACCATGATTGTGTGCATGGGGGCGAAGTGCTACTCAACCACCTTCTTCGTGTGGGGTTGCATCACATTGCTGGGGTTAGCATTGAGCATAGTCCTATTCAAAAGAACAAAACCAGCTTATGCTACTAGTGCTAGTCGATCAAGTTGTAAGCACCAAGTTTCCAGTTGA
- the LOC120643387 gene encoding PRA1 family protein B2-like, which translates to MAAASPPLLPTTAVVPAAATPSPTPIPIPSAAADDANPAAVRAFLSRLLDSGRRALSGARPWSELADRAALSRPESLADATSRLRKNLAYFRVNYAAVVALSLGASLLAHPFSLAALLALLAAWCLLYILRPADAAPLAAFGRTFSDKEVLGGLIASSAFVVFLTSVGSLIFSALALGAAVVCAHGAFRVPEELLFVDEAAEQSGNPLMSFLATAAGSTRGGRV; encoded by the coding sequence ATGGCCGCGGCCTCCCCTCCGCTCCtccccaccaccgccgtcgtcccggcggccgccacgccATCCCCAAcccccatccccatccccagcgccgccgccgacgacgccaACCCGGCCGCGGTGCGCGCCTTCCTGTCCCGGCTCCTCGACTCCGGGCGGCGCGCGCTCTCGGGTGCCCGCCCCTGGTCCGAGCTCGCGGACCGCGCGGCGCTCTCCCGTCCGGAGTCCCTGGCCGACGCCACCTCCCGCCTCCGCAAGAACCTGGCCTACTTCCGCGTCAACTACGCCGCCGTGGTGGCGCTCTCCCTGGGCGCGTCGCTCCTGGCCCACCCCTTCTCGCTGGCGGCGCTCctggccctgctcgccgcctgGTGCCTGCTCTACATCCTCCGCCCCGCCGAcgcggcgccgctcgccgccttcGGGCGCACCTTCTCGGACAAGGAGGTGCTGGGGGGCCTGATCGCGTCCTCGGCGTTCGTGGTGTTCCTGACCTCCGTGGGGTCGCTCATCTTCTCGGCGCTGGCCCTGGGGGCGGCCGTGGTGTGCGCGCACGGCGCGTTCCGCGTGCCGGAGGAGTTGCTGTTCGTGGACGAggccgcggagcagagcggcaACCCGCTCATGTCCTTCCTGGCTACTGCAGCAGGCAGCACAAGAGGAGGACGCGTGTGA